A single genomic interval of Nonomuraea rubra harbors:
- a CDS encoding D-alanyl-D-alanine carboxypeptidase family protein, producing the protein MAGALALVTGLTAPAQAGVTPAPAVVSTENGAHVSAANGAPVSVATDAPAVYGRAAYLMDAASGEVLFDKDGTERMPVASLTKTMTAYLVLRTAKPTDVVRIRPEDVAYAEDGGGTTADLRPGDRLTVGELLYGLMLPSGADAAHALARTYGPGVEGFVTKMNATARSLGMNDTHYVNADGLPTPGGDGYSTARDQAVLAAKAMQVPLIKEVAGTRRHDLDATDEHRSYGWRNTNRLLGTPGAIGLKTGFTRAAGYCLAFAGESDGRVLVGVLLDESVSSRRFSTAEALLSWGSARQSA; encoded by the coding sequence ATGGCAGGCGCACTTGCCCTGGTCACAGGGCTGACCGCGCCCGCGCAGGCCGGCGTGACCCCCGCCCCGGCCGTCGTTTCCACGGAGAACGGCGCGCACGTTTCCGCCGCGAACGGCGCACCCGTTTCGGTGGCGACCGACGCGCCCGCCGTGTACGGCCGTGCCGCCTACTTGATGGACGCCGCGTCCGGTGAGGTCCTGTTCGACAAGGACGGCACCGAACGGATGCCGGTCGCCAGCCTGACCAAGACCATGACCGCGTACCTCGTGCTGCGGACCGCCAAGCCCACCGACGTGGTGCGGATCCGGCCGGAGGACGTCGCGTACGCGGAGGACGGCGGCGGCACCACCGCCGACCTGCGCCCCGGCGACCGTCTCACGGTCGGCGAGCTGCTGTACGGCCTCATGCTGCCCTCCGGCGCCGACGCCGCCCACGCGCTGGCCCGCACGTACGGGCCCGGCGTCGAGGGCTTCGTGACCAAGATGAACGCCACGGCGCGCTCGCTCGGCATGAACGACACCCACTACGTCAACGCCGACGGCCTGCCCACCCCGGGCGGCGACGGCTACTCCACCGCCAGGGACCAGGCCGTACTCGCGGCCAAGGCCATGCAGGTGCCGCTCATCAAGGAGGTGGCCGGCACTCGCCGGCACGACCTCGACGCCACCGACGAGCACCGCTCCTACGGCTGGCGCAACACCAACCGCCTGCTCGGCACGCCGGGGGCGATCGGGCTGAAGACGGGGTTCACGCGGGCCGCGGGGTACTGCCTGGCGTTCGCGGGCGAGTCGGACGGGCGGGTGCTGGTCGGCGTCCTGCT